The Tepidibacter aestuarii genome contains a region encoding:
- a CDS encoding GNAT family N-acetyltransferase: protein MVEFYDISFDKIGVIKNLWEENRQYHENTSEYFKELYHSISFDQRVKAFSILPNDMLKITVSKKEDEYIGYCISTINGSKGEVESLHVNADSRRNGIGQELMNRHIEWIREKGCIVIGVTVSQENKSTISFYEKLGFYPNTLYMQLK from the coding sequence ATGGTTGAATTCTACGATATTTCGTTTGACAAAATCGGGGTTATTAAAAACCTTTGGGAAGAAAATAGGCAATATCATGAAAATACCTCAGAATATTTTAAGGAACTATATCATTCTATTAGTTTCGACCAAAGAGTGAAAGCTTTTAGTATATTGCCTAATGATATGCTAAAAATAACTGTTTCCAAAAAAGAGGATGAATATATTGGATATTGCATATCAACAATCAATGGTAGTAAAGGGGAAGTAGAATCACTACATGTGAATGCTGACAGTAGAAGAAACGGAATAGGACAGGAACTTATGAACAGGCATATTGAATGGATCAGAGAAAAGGGATGCATCGTAATTGGAGTAACGGTTTCTCAAGAAAACAAATCTACTATATCATTTTATGAAAAACTTGGCTTTTATCCAAACACTCTATATATGCAGCTAAAATAG
- a CDS encoding SurA N-terminal domain-containing protein: MCKNKKIIMTIVALVVLVISIGVNADDFNDSTVNIQDTKVIKKMEKDIKAEKNNNISDEIVLEIDDRKISKKDLNIAKISLNTDDNKKVEKVITKRMATQKIAKDLGITATDDEVKEFIDKNKEAVNNNEEAKAQFESYIEGLGMTESQFWNDKDIIRSYKETLITGKLKGQMRKELKEQNPSKSHNEIEQLMIDKLDNMIKKEKSNMKIKRNY; this comes from the coding sequence ATGTGCAAGAATAAAAAAATTATTATGACAATTGTAGCTTTAGTCGTATTAGTCATTTCGATAGGAGTAAATGCAGATGATTTTAATGATTCAACTGTAAATATACAAGATACAAAAGTTATTAAAAAAATGGAAAAGGATATTAAAGCTGAAAAAAATAATAATATATCTGATGAAATAGTATTAGAAATAGATGATAGAAAAATTTCAAAGAAAGACTTAAATATAGCAAAAATATCTCTTAATACAGATGATAATAAGAAAGTTGAGAAAGTGATTACTAAACGTATGGCTACGCAGAAAATAGCTAAAGATTTAGGAATAACTGCTACTGATGATGAAGTTAAAGAATTCATTGATAAAAACAAAGAAGCTGTAAATAATAATGAAGAAGCTAAGGCTCAATTTGAAAGTTATATTGAAGGATTAGGAATGACAGAAAGCCAATTTTGGAATGACAAGGATATTATTAGATCTTATAAAGAAACTTTAATAACAGGAAAACTTAAGGGACAAATGAGAAAAGAATTAAAAGAGCAAAACCCTTCTAAATCACATAATGAGATAGAACAACTTATGATAGATAAACTTGACAATATGATAAAGAAAGAAAAATCAAATATGAAAATAAAAAGAAATTACTAG
- a CDS encoding chloramphenicol acetyltransferase: MEYINFDNWNRKEHYKFFENVDNPQFNICMNLDITNFKKFVKENNLSFYYSMIYASTYVMNQIEDFRYKIREGKIILHSSLQPSFTDMGAGENLFKIVTLPLLDNMREFSNTVKKMSESQKQYFPKVDVNQDELIYFSCIPWISFTSISNEIVMNKEDSIPRISFGKYFTQNNKILLPYSIQVNHMLLDGVHVGKFVEQLQKFINEVK; the protein is encoded by the coding sequence ATGGAATATATTAATTTTGATAATTGGAATAGAAAAGAACACTATAAATTTTTCGAAAATGTTGACAATCCTCAATTTAATATTTGTATGAATTTGGATATTACAAATTTTAAGAAATTTGTGAAAGAGAATAATTTATCTTTTTATTATAGCATGATATATGCATCAACCTATGTTATGAATCAAATTGAAGATTTTCGTTATAAAATTAGAGAAGGAAAAATTATCCTTCATAGTTCTTTGCAACCATCATTTACTGATATGGGAGCTGGAGAAAATTTATTTAAAATCGTTACACTACCTTTACTTGATAATATGAGAGAGTTCTCAAATACTGTAAAAAAAATGTCTGAATCTCAAAAGCAGTACTTCCCTAAAGTTGATGTTAACCAAGATGAGCTGATATACTTTTCATGTATTCCTTGGATTTCATTTACTAGTATCTCAAATGAAATAGTTATGAACAAAGAGGATTCTATTCCTAGAATATCATTTGGAAAATATTTCACACAGAATAACAAAATCTTGTTACCATACTCAATACAAGTAAATCATATGCTTTTAGATGGAGTTCACGTTGGTAAATTTGTAGAACAGTTACAAAAATTTATTAATGAAGTAAAATAA
- a CDS encoding copper amine oxidase N-terminal domain-containing protein produces MKKILLVSICFLLLFTGVVYANDINKITLNGKPMNFSTDPIIENGTTLVPMRTIFEALGATVEWKSEDKSVYAVKDDINVWLQQDNPIAKINDQEFTLAVAPKVVNGTTLVPIRFITETFGGKVYWNGDSKKIIIITITTPEMVALEEILEDMEEDLKLAEECYNKASEFEKTYERVKKLHEAGAVSSEQMEEVEQMILDIRKGKEHIELLRKQYYNHLEYIEITAAQMDLMN; encoded by the coding sequence ATGAAAAAGATATTATTAGTTTCAATATGTTTTCTTTTACTTTTTACAGGTGTAGTATATGCAAATGATATTAACAAGATAACTTTAAATGGTAAACCTATGAATTTTTCTACTGATCCTATTATCGAAAATGGGACAACCCTTGTTCCTATGAGGACCATTTTTGAAGCATTAGGAGCAACTGTAGAGTGGAAGAGTGAAGACAAATCTGTATATGCAGTAAAGGATGATATCAATGTTTGGTTACAGCAAGATAACCCAATAGCAAAGATTAATGATCAAGAATTTACTTTAGCTGTTGCTCCTAAAGTTGTTAATGGAACAACTCTAGTCCCAATAAGATTTATAACTGAAACCTTTGGAGGAAAGGTATATTGGAATGGTGACAGTAAAAAGATTATTATAATAACAATTACAACTCCAGAAATGGTAGCTCTTGAAGAAATCCTTGAAGATATGGAGGAAGACTTAAAATTAGCCGAAGAATGTTATAATAAAGCATCAGAATTTGAAAAAACTTACGAGCGAGTGAAAAAATTACATGAGGCAGGAGCTGTATCTTCTGAACAAATGGAAGAAGTAGAACAGATGATTTTAGATATTAGAAAGGGTAAAGAACATATAGAATTATTACGTAAGCAATATTATAACCATTTAGAATATATTGAAATAACAGCAGCGCAAATGGACCTTATGAATTAA
- a CDS encoding TfoX/Sxy family protein, whose product MGKFSKLPNIGSVVEEQLNQVGITSYEQLEEIGSKQAWLKIRAIDFSACIHRLYALEGAI is encoded by the coding sequence ATGGGCAAATTTTCTAAATTGCCAAACATAGGAAGTGTAGTTGAAGAACAACTAAATCAAGTAGGAATAACTAGTTATGAACAGTTAGAGGAAATTGGCAGTAAACAGGCGTGGTTAAAAATAAGAGCTATTGATTTTTCGGCATGTATTCATCGTTTGTATGCATTAGAAGGAGCAATTTAA
- a CDS encoding DUF2569 domain-containing protein has protein sequence MSTNNIDETNNVEEVEYKGLGGWLILLGIGIVLNPLNSILSTYTIFKACFSEGKWSILTSPTSETYHILLKPTIIFEFATNIIMVILSLTVLVLFFKKSKHFPKVWITNFLVLILFLAIDIVLCNQIPSIPVDNLYTQLFKNIIPLAIWGTYLKKSKRVRNTFVK, from the coding sequence ATGTCTACTAATAATATTGATGAAACAAATAATGTTGAAGAAGTCGAATATAAAGGATTGGGAGGTTGGTTGATACTTCTTGGAATTGGTATAGTATTAAACCCCTTAAATTCAATACTTTCAACTTATACTATATTTAAAGCCTGCTTTTCAGAAGGTAAATGGTCTATATTAACTTCCCCTACCAGTGAAACTTATCATATATTACTTAAACCAACTATTATTTTTGAATTTGCTACAAACATTATTATGGTAATTCTTTCATTGACAGTTTTAGTTTTATTTTTTAAAAAGTCTAAACATTTTCCTAAAGTATGGATAACTAATTTTCTAGTATTAATACTTTTCTTAGCGATTGATATAGTTCTATGCAATCAGATTCCATCAATCCCTGTAGATAATCTATATACTCAACTATTTAAAAATATAATTCCATTAGCAATATGGGGGACATATTTAAAAAAATCTAAGAGAGTAAGAAACACATTTGTAAAATAA
- a CDS encoding DUF4269 domain-containing protein, translating to MKNKNWKDISYLKFGNFKQRKIYEILINTKILNILNDYTPVLVGTIPIGIDIENSDLDLVCKVDNFEIFKEVLINNFKKYRNFKIAHKEENVLVCNFIVNDIEIEIYGSSDDIDKSNGYRHMIIEDRLLNLYGDDFTKQIISLKDKGLKTEPAFAKVLDLQGNPYEQLLLLEMYSDEELYKIYNK from the coding sequence ATGAAGAATAAAAATTGGAAAGATATATCTTATTTAAAATTTGGCAATTTTAAACAAAGGAAAATCTATGAAATACTTATAAATACAAAAATTTTAAATATATTAAATGATTACACCCCGGTATTGGTAGGGACAATACCTATAGGGATTGATATAGAAAATAGTGATTTAGACTTAGTTTGCAAAGTTGATAATTTTGAAATATTTAAAGAAGTATTAATAAATAATTTCAAAAAATATAGAAATTTTAAAATTGCACATAAAGAAGAAAATGTGCTAGTTTGCAATTTTATAGTAAATGATATTGAAATAGAAATCTATGGCTCAAGTGATGATATTGATAAATCAAATGGATACAGGCACATGATTATAGAAGATAGATTATTAAATTTATATGGAGATGATTTTACAAAACAAATAATTAGTTTAAAGGATAAGGGTTTGAAAACAGAGCCAGCATTTGCAAAAGTACTAGATTTACAAGGTAACCCCTACGAACAATTATTGCTACTTGAAATGTATAGTGATGAAGAATTATATAAAATATATAATAAATAA
- a CDS encoding NADAR family protein — MEEKFSIESPMAPRWLMYPYIPSGSIGWRMGRGESYSMELCRWLNTLSEEENKIYKKMFPEPKAWRGFYVEYKEYWTYFWEEEGLPKYDLKSLIYDYNNGKNLDYIFFWGHQPNKNGKITKSCFSQWWMSEFSIGLDKYCCMEQYMMAEKARLFGDKEIKKEIMECKDPKEIKRLGRKVRNFDEEIWNDVKHSIVLNGNYNKFIQNDDLREFLISTGDKILVEASPYDNIWGIGMSADNENINNPLSWKGQNLLGFALMEVRDELIRVCENYKKLNFQELHKKFG, encoded by the coding sequence ATGGAAGAAAAGTTCAGTATAGAAAGCCCAATGGCACCACGTTGGCTAATGTATCCTTATATACCGAGCGGAAGCATCGGTTGGAGAATGGGACGTGGAGAAAGTTATTCAATGGAATTATGTAGATGGCTAAATACATTATCTGAAGAAGAAAATAAAATATACAAAAAAATGTTTCCAGAGCCTAAAGCATGGAGAGGTTTTTATGTTGAATATAAAGAGTATTGGACATATTTTTGGGAGGAGGAAGGACTACCTAAATATGATCTAAAAAGTTTAATATATGATTATAATAATGGAAAAAATTTAGATTATATATTCTTTTGGGGACATCAACCAAATAAGAATGGGAAAATAACAAAATCATGCTTTAGTCAGTGGTGGATGTCAGAATTTAGTATTGGTTTAGATAAATATTGTTGTATGGAACAGTATATGATGGCAGAAAAGGCAAGGTTGTTTGGAGATAAAGAAATAAAAAAAGAAATAATGGAGTGTAAGGATCCAAAGGAAATTAAAAGACTTGGAAGAAAAGTTCGTAATTTTGATGAAGAAATATGGAATGATGTAAAACACTCAATTGTTTTAAATGGTAATTACAATAAGTTTATACAAAATGATGATTTAAGGGAGTTTTTAATTAGTACAGGAGATAAGATTTTAGTTGAAGCAAGTCCTTACGATAATATATGGGGGATTGGTATGTCTGCTGATAATGAAAATATTAATAATCCTTTATCTTGGAAGGGGCAAAATTTACTAGGATTTGCTTTAATGGAAGTAAGAGATGAACTTATTCGTGTTTGTGAAAACTATAAAAAATTGAATTTTCAAGAACTACATAAAAAATTTGGTTAA
- a CDS encoding AraC family transcriptional regulator → MNWIENMNNVLEYIEENIDNSITPDDIAKVAYSSKFHFMRMFSMLTGMTLGEYIRQRRLSLAAKDIMSSNKKIIDIAYKYGYETPEAFTKAFKKLHSISPSEARKKGESLKAIPPISFQITVKGEKRMDYKVVKKEEFKIVGISKRVTTKNHENFKVIPRLWDEVAKNGILEKIKKNASELGVLGVCHDYDKEQEEFNYMIATEGEHIEGLDNYEVVNVPSCKWAIFESIGPMPDAIQKIWHKIFAEWFPATRYEHADAPELEVYLPGDPNEEDYKCQVWVPVVEKNQK, encoded by the coding sequence ATGAACTGGATTGAGAATATGAATAATGTACTAGAATATATTGAAGAAAATATTGATAATAGTATTACGCCTGATGACATTGCTAAGGTTGCTTATTCATCTAAATTTCATTTTATGAGAATGTTTAGCATGTTAACAGGTATGACATTAGGTGAATATATTAGGCAAAGAAGATTGTCTCTTGCAGCTAAGGATATAATGTCAAGTAATAAGAAAATAATAGACATTGCATATAAATATGGATATGAAACACCAGAAGCATTCACAAAAGCTTTTAAAAAATTGCACAGCATTTCTCCATCAGAAGCAAGAAAAAAAGGAGAGAGTTTAAAAGCTATTCCTCCAATATCCTTTCAAATAACAGTTAAAGGGGAGAAAAGAATGGATTATAAGGTTGTAAAAAAGGAAGAGTTTAAAATTGTAGGGATTTCAAAACGTGTAACAACTAAGAATCATGAAAATTTTAAGGTAATACCAAGACTTTGGGATGAAGTTGCTAAAAATGGAATACTTGAAAAAATAAAGAAAAATGCAAGTGAGCTAGGAGTTTTAGGAGTTTGCCATGATTACGATAAAGAACAAGAAGAATTTAATTATATGATAGCAACAGAAGGAGAACATATTGAAGGTTTAGATAATTATGAAGTTGTTAATGTGCCTAGTTGTAAATGGGCTATATTTGAAAGTATTGGGCCAATGCCAGATGCAATCCAAAAGATTTGGCATAAAATTTTTGCAGAATGGTTTCCTGCAACTAGATATGAACATGCAGATGCTCCTGAACTTGAAGTGTATTTACCAGGGGATCCAAATGAAGAGGACTATAAATGTCAAGTTTGGGTACCTGTAGTTGAGAAAAATCAGAAATAA
- a CDS encoding 4Fe-4S dicluster domain-containing protein, producing the protein MLNELIFELNTYGANFVKAIDISMLSANENGGYSVALLIGIVMEPSYIFRLSKENMIDYSEFTEKENCADRLAEWTADFIIEKGYKAFAQSERNLELHGFYDETTKTTPLPHKKIAILAGLGWIGKNNLLVTHEYGSALCMCSVLTNAPFLTENRPIMMPKCGECTVCKDICPTGAIYGSIWQMGMNRDLIVDVYHCDTCLKCLANCPWTQKYMKNNSFR; encoded by the coding sequence ATGTTGAACGAGCTGATTTTCGAGTTAAATACCTATGGTGCAAATTTTGTTAAGGCAATTGATATATCAATGCTTTCAGCAAATGAAAATGGGGGGTACAGCGTTGCTCTTCTGATAGGAATAGTTATGGAGCCAAGTTATATTTTTCGTTTGTCTAAAGAAAACATGATCGACTATTCGGAGTTTACCGAAAAGGAAAACTGTGCTGATAGACTCGCAGAATGGACAGCTGATTTTATCATTGAAAAAGGATACAAGGCTTTTGCACAATCTGAAAGAAATCTTGAGTTACATGGATTTTATGATGAAACTACGAAAACCACTCCACTTCCACATAAAAAAATTGCCATATTGGCTGGATTAGGTTGGATTGGAAAAAACAATTTGTTAGTTACCCACGAATACGGAAGTGCATTGTGCATGTGTAGTGTCTTGACAAATGCACCATTTCTTACTGAAAATAGGCCAATAATGATGCCTAAATGCGGGGAATGTACTGTTTGTAAGGATATTTGCCCTACAGGGGCTATCTATGGTTCAATATGGCAAATGGGTATGAATAGAGATTTAATAGTTGATGTATACCACTGTGATACTTGTTTAAAATGTTTAGCTAATTGTCCGTGGACTCAGAAGTATATGAAAAATAATAGTTTTAGGTAA